In Flavobacterium sp. N3904, one DNA window encodes the following:
- a CDS encoding MASE1 domain-containing protein, whose product MRLKFTLHPYYTKPSILSSTPVVILIIILLYGIFKENSFLFIVSLGNISPVFPAAGFCLALVLLYGQKALTQVFLGSFIASIIPIYPFVNIADKHFILSVGLNFVGAVGFTTATAVSAFVVSKFCKNNHPLYSGNNVLYLLIFGTLSFSIISSLVGLIYIPHETQVDRATLFYNFITWFLGDAIGIIIFAPFVLVWYFNDFQQKNKFKTLEFITTILSIIIVFIVIYFEKSELAYLLIPLLLWSAYRFGMRYTAFIIVLFSMSSILIESYGFGPFVKDNVKDSILFLDLFLSVITICSLFFAGLLAEQNRAEYIITISEKNLRKNQDVLQSTIESPKDISIYSIDKKYEYISFNKLHSLNMKQSNHVQISKGMNIMQCIIDQNDREETKNIFEKVFTGESITKIKYIESNHTYWEIKCSPIADENKDIIGATIFSINISDRIKSEVALKKSEEKYRNIFENVQDIFFQTDINGIILELSPSVQQLMDYTKEELIGQSVNIAFYKINDGQTLMNLLKENGSVKDFEIILKTKKGFQKHISMDARIIYYSNGNPPHIDGFMRDISTRKSNELKISKQNIKLQIQNKELEQFAYITSHDLQEPLLTLKYFSELIKEEFPNVADKNLNQYLYFIIESSDRMQKLVKGLLDYSRVGNQIKIKKIDCNEIVNEAINSLTELIEEKDIEIKINQLPLLEGYSIELVQLFQHLITNSIKFRKKHIPLIITISAKLIKDNWQFSVQDNGIGIEKKNKEKVFIIFKRLNNREEYSGIGIGLAICKKIVELHGGNIWVESQIGQGCTINFTLPKNEKK is encoded by the coding sequence ATGCGTTTGAAATTTACACTACACCCATACTATACAAAACCATCAATATTAAGTTCAACTCCAGTTGTAATCTTAATTATTATTTTATTGTATGGAATATTTAAAGAGAACAGCTTTCTTTTTATCGTCTCATTAGGAAATATATCACCCGTTTTCCCGGCTGCCGGATTTTGCTTGGCTTTGGTCTTGCTTTATGGACAAAAAGCATTAACTCAAGTATTTCTTGGCTCTTTTATAGCCAGTATAATTCCTATTTATCCATTTGTAAACATTGCTGACAAACATTTTATTTTATCAGTAGGCCTAAATTTTGTTGGTGCAGTAGGGTTTACAACAGCAACTGCCGTAAGTGCTTTTGTTGTGTCCAAATTCTGCAAAAACAATCACCCACTCTACTCCGGCAACAATGTTCTTTACCTCCTTATATTTGGAACTTTATCCTTTAGCATTATTTCCTCTTTAGTAGGACTAATTTATATACCTCATGAAACTCAGGTTGATAGAGCCACGTTGTTTTATAATTTTATAACTTGGTTTCTGGGAGATGCTATCGGCATTATTATATTTGCCCCATTTGTTTTAGTATGGTATTTTAATGATTTTCAACAAAAAAATAAATTTAAGACACTTGAATTTATCACTACAATACTATCCATAATAATAGTTTTTATAGTTATTTATTTCGAAAAATCCGAATTGGCATACCTCTTAATCCCTCTTCTTTTGTGGTCGGCTTATCGATTTGGAATGCGGTACACTGCATTTATTATTGTTTTATTTTCTATGTCATCCATATTAATAGAAAGTTACGGCTTTGGTCCTTTTGTAAAAGATAATGTAAAAGATTCCATACTGTTTTTAGATCTTTTTTTAAGCGTTATTACCATTTGCAGTCTTTTTTTCGCAGGACTTTTGGCCGAACAAAATAGAGCTGAATACATCATTACAATCAGCGAAAAAAATCTTCGCAAAAACCAAGATGTATTACAATCTACAATTGAAAGTCCGAAAGACATAAGCATTTATTCTATTGACAAAAAATATGAATATATAAGTTTCAATAAACTACATAGTTTAAACATGAAGCAATCCAATCATGTTCAAATTTCAAAAGGAATGAATATAATGCAATGCATTATAGACCAAAACGACAGAGAAGAAACAAAAAATATTTTTGAAAAAGTTTTTACTGGAGAAAGCATTACTAAAATCAAATACATTGAAAGTAATCATACTTATTGGGAAATAAAATGCAGCCCCATTGCAGACGAGAATAAAGACATTATTGGAGCTACCATCTTTTCAATAAATATAAGTGACAGGATAAAATCGGAAGTAGCCTTAAAAAAAAGCGAAGAAAAATACAGAAATATTTTTGAAAACGTTCAAGACATCTTTTTTCAAACAGATATAAATGGTATAATCCTAGAATTGAGTCCTTCGGTACAGCAGCTCATGGATTATACAAAAGAAGAACTCATTGGTCAATCTGTAAATATTGCTTTTTATAAGATAAATGATGGTCAAACCTTAATGAATTTATTAAAAGAGAATGGCTCAGTAAAAGATTTTGAAATAATTCTCAAAACAAAAAAAGGCTTTCAAAAGCACATCTCAATGGATGCCAGAATAATTTATTATTCGAACGGAAACCCTCCGCATATTGACGGTTTTATGAGGGACATAAGTACCCGAAAATCAAACGAATTAAAGATCTCTAAACAAAATATTAAATTACAAATTCAGAACAAGGAACTAGAACAATTTGCTTATATTACTTCTCACGATTTACAAGAACCTTTATTGACCCTAAAATATTTTTCGGAATTAATAAAAGAAGAATTTCCTAATGTTGCAGATAAAAATTTAAATCAATACTTGTATTTTATTATCGAATCATCAGATAGAATGCAAAAACTCGTGAAAGGATTATTAGACTATTCCAGAGTTGGCAATCAAATAAAAATAAAAAAAATTGACTGCAATGAAATAGTGAATGAAGCTATTAACTCCTTGACCGAATTGATTGAAGAAAAAGATATTGAAATCAAAATAAACCAGTTACCTTTATTAGAAGGATATTCTATTGAACTTGTTCAACTCTTTCAGCATTTAATAACAAATTCTATAAAATTTAGAAAAAAACATATTCCATTAATTATCACCATTAGTGCCAAATTAATAAAAGATAATTGGCAGTTTTCGGTGCAAGATAATGGTATCGGAATTGAGAAAAAAAACAAAGAGAAAGTCTTTATCATTTTTAAACGTCTTAATAATCGAGAAGAATATTCCGGAATTGGAATTGGACTTGCCATTTGCAAAAAAATTGTAGAACTACATGGAGGAAACATTTGGGTAGAATCTCAAATTGGACAAGGCTGCACAATTAATTTTACATTACCAAAAAACGAAAAAAAATGA
- a CDS encoding hemolysin family protein: MEISIIILCLILCAFFSGMEIAFISSNKIYLELEKKQDNFLSRILTKLVEKPSKFIAAMLIGNNIALVVYGFFMGDLLMRWLLVFDLHFSHFSTLLLQTAISTFIVLITAEFLPKVFFQIYANTLIKFFAIPAYFFYKLFYFISTFLIWISDFVLKRFFKTEGDQVQLYFSKIELGNYITEQMSTVEDHDDVDSEIQIFRNALDFSGVKARDVMTPRTEIAAMDSSDSLEDLKNLFIETGYSKIVIYQNSMDDIIGYVHSFDLFKKPSTIKDIIIPVEFIPEAIYIKDAMNLLTKKRKSVAVVLDEYGGTSGMLTIEDIVEELFGEIEDEHDSDEELVEKDFEDGTFLFSARFDVEYLNQTYKLAIPESESYGTLGGFIVDFTKEIPQKGDAITIENYHFIIEEATNKKIELVKMAIKD, translated from the coding sequence ATGGAAATTAGTATTATAATATTGTGTTTAATACTATGTGCCTTTTTTTCGGGAATGGAGATAGCCTTTATCTCTTCAAATAAAATTTATTTGGAACTTGAAAAAAAGCAAGACAATTTTCTTTCAAGAATTTTAACAAAGCTTGTAGAAAAACCATCAAAATTTATTGCAGCAATGCTTATTGGAAACAATATAGCACTTGTGGTCTATGGGTTTTTTATGGGCGATTTGTTGATGAGGTGGCTTTTGGTTTTTGATTTGCATTTTTCGCATTTTTCTACTCTCTTGCTACAAACTGCAATCTCTACCTTTATTGTTTTGATAACTGCAGAGTTTTTGCCAAAAGTATTCTTTCAAATCTACGCCAATACACTTATAAAGTTTTTTGCGATTCCTGCTTATTTTTTTTATAAATTATTTTATTTCATTTCTACTTTTTTGATCTGGATTTCTGATTTTGTTCTAAAGAGATTCTTTAAAACCGAAGGAGATCAGGTACAACTTTATTTTAGTAAAATAGAATTGGGAAATTATATTACAGAACAAATGAGTACCGTTGAAGATCATGATGATGTAGATTCAGAAATACAAATATTTCGAAATGCATTGGACTTTTCTGGAGTTAAGGCCCGAGATGTCATGACGCCAAGAACAGAAATTGCAGCAATGGACTCGTCAGATTCATTAGAAGACCTGAAAAATTTGTTTATTGAAACGGGTTATTCCAAAATTGTAATTTATCAAAACTCAATGGATGATATCATTGGCTATGTGCATTCATTCGATTTGTTTAAGAAACCTTCTACTATAAAAGACATCATTATTCCTGTTGAATTTATCCCGGAAGCAATTTATATCAAAGATGCTATGAATTTGTTGACCAAAAAAAGAAAAAGTGTTGCAGTAGTATTAGATGAATATGGCGGGACTTCTGGAATGTTGACAATTGAAGACATTGTAGAGGAGCTTTTTGGCGAAATCGAAGATGAACATGACTCGGATGAGGAATTGGTTGAAAAGGACTTCGAAGATGGTACTTTTTTATTCTCGGCCCGTTTTGATGTTGAATATCTGAATCAAACGTATAAATTGGCAATACCCGAAAGTGAATCTTACGGAACTCTTGGAGGATTCATAGTAGATTTTACCAAGGAAATTCCTCAAAAAGGCGATGCTATAACTATAGAAAACTATCATTTTATAATAGAGGAAGCCACAAATAAGAAGATAGAATTGGTTAAAATGGCTATCAAAGACTGA
- a CDS encoding type III pantothenate kinase — protein sequence MILTIDVGNTRIKGAVFEQDIALEYYVFSNIEIQKNIEIILKKYPNITHLIVASVRNIEKKVFLDFENKLKVWFISHDDLFPFTNEYSTPKTLGIDRMVLAAGATLLYPKQNRLVIDAGTCVTYDFVDQNDVYHGGAISPGLRLRYESLHHYTEKLPLLTLENSNYFIGKSTAESIHSGVVNGLVYEINGFVDEYRAQYANFIIILTGGDTDFLAKRLKNTIFANSNFLLESLNQIFQYKIKND from the coding sequence ATGATTCTAACGATTGATGTTGGGAATACCAGAATTAAAGGCGCTGTTTTTGAGCAAGATATCGCTTTGGAATATTATGTTTTTTCGAATATAGAAATTCAAAAAAACATTGAAATTATTTTAAAAAAATATCCCAACATAACTCATTTGATTGTTGCTTCGGTGAGGAATATTGAAAAAAAAGTGTTTTTAGACTTCGAAAACAAGTTAAAAGTATGGTTTATTTCACATGATGATTTATTTCCTTTTACAAATGAGTATTCAACTCCAAAAACGTTGGGTATAGACAGAATGGTTCTTGCGGCAGGAGCAACCTTACTGTATCCAAAACAAAACCGCTTAGTTATTGATGCCGGAACTTGTGTTACGTATGACTTTGTAGATCAAAACGATGTATATCATGGAGGTGCTATTTCGCCAGGGTTGCGTTTACGCTATGAATCATTACATCATTATACCGAAAAACTCCCACTGTTAACATTAGAAAATTCAAATTACTTTATCGGAAAATCAACAGCAGAGTCAATTCATTCTGGGGTTGTAAACGGATTGGTCTATGAGATTAATGGTTTTGTCGATGAATATCGGGCACAATATGCAAATTTTATAATAATTTTAACGGGGGGCGACACAGATTTTTTGGCTAAACGATTAAAAAATACCATATTTGCCAATTCAAATTTTCTATTAGAGAGTTTGAACCAAATTTTTCAATATAAAATCAAAAATGATTAA
- the lptC gene encoding LPS export ABC transporter periplasmic protein LptC: MILSISIGCESNFKEVQKNGYSEFIPSGDADTVNLKYTDSGRIKSILVSPKMLDYANVDFAFTEFPKGVDVTIYDNKGKRTFIKSNYAVSYKQTNIIDLQGKVKITSEAGQMLETEQLYFDQKNQWFYTEKKFKLTDAKGGSTGQGIDFSKDFKVVNSQRIEGEIESSE, translated from the coding sequence TTGATACTAAGTATTAGTATAGGTTGTGAAAGCAATTTTAAGGAAGTGCAAAAGAATGGCTATTCTGAGTTTATTCCAAGTGGTGATGCAGATACTGTTAATTTGAAATACACAGATTCAGGCAGAATAAAATCAATTTTAGTAAGTCCAAAAATGCTGGACTATGCGAATGTAGATTTTGCATTTACAGAATTCCCAAAAGGTGTAGATGTCACAATTTATGATAACAAAGGCAAAAGAACATTCATAAAATCAAATTATGCAGTTTCTTATAAGCAAACAAATATTATTGATTTGCAGGGAAAAGTAAAAATCACTTCAGAAGCAGGACAAATGCTCGAGACAGAACAATTGTATTTCGATCAAAAAAATCAATGGTTTTATACGGAGAAGAAATTTAAATTGACTGATGCTAAAGGTGGTTCGACAGGACAGGGAATTGATTTTAGCAAAGATTTTAAAGTGGTGAATTCCCAAAGAATTGAAGGAGAAATTGAATCCTCAGAATAA